In Toxoplasma gondii ME49 chromosome V, whole genome shotgun sequence, the DNA window TCAATAGTTGGTCTCTAAGTGCGCGCCTGGGAAAATCTTCAGTTGTTTGTCTGTTGAAATCCTTCAGAAAAAACTCGCGACACAGACGGTGCTtgttcgttctcctctcttccgcctGTCTATGTCAGCGTCTATGTACAGGAGTGGCTGTACACTTAGATAAAGTGATAGCCAGTTTTGTGTAACTTGCACAGTCAGCAAAGGTACCGGTGACACTGGAGAAGGGTGATCTTATTCTCTGTGACAGTCACGGTTTCAGTTACCTACAAATCTGCCCTTTTCATATTCATGAACCGGTCGCACCTTTTGGCCTGCTTGAGTGGTTGAACAGGGGAATTTCTTCTCCTCACAGTTAACATGTGAGAACGTTTCGTGTAAAGTAGCCGCATGGAGGCAAGGGAATAGGGTTCCTAGTGCCACCGTTGTGTGGGCGTACAGGTGGGCAGCTACTGTTCATCAACGGCAGCCAGGCGAAGTTTCTGAAGGGTAAAATCAAGGCAGCGCTGGACCAGAAAAAAGGCTGAAGTGCATGGTGAATGCAGGCCCATCCTTGGAGCAGCGTTGTTCTCGAATAGAcaggttctctctctcggcatCGACCAActcgtctgtttcgcttgctctcttctgtgtgGATCTCACTCGTCTATGTTCATGGAGTGAGTGCCCAGGAGTCCCTGGCACTTGATAACGATTTCGTCTTCCAGCTTCCAAATACACGCCACATTAAAGTGAGCGCATGAAAAAAACTAGTCTAGGACACACTCCTGTTACGTCGGACTGCCGGATTTCTGATTTTTCAGCGGCGCTTCGCAGTATCTGGTACACTTGCTGCCCCCTCACGCCTCTGCCTTTCCTTTTAGGCGTCAACGGCAGACTTGTCAAGAGAACATTTTTCATTTGAAAAGCTGTCCGACGCAAATATACTAGTGAAAAAGAGACTCTAGCGGAACTAGCCACTCGTGTGCACCTCGTGAAACGGAATCCACGCCTCTGCCCCCGATGATTCACCCTTTAGAAAGAACCGTGACGCAGTGATAATTACACAGGTCAAGCCGGCACTTTCAGCTCTGTTAGGTAGCGTTAGGTTTGACGTTCTGCACTAGCCAACCTAAAAAGCGTGATGTGGGAACGAAATCCTAAGCCTGTCCATGGATATGAACACTGGTGAATTTGGTTATGGCCTATTTATGCTTCCTAGTATACATTGCAGTCGCTCGATTGTCGTTCGAATTTGTAGCGCGGGCTATCCCCCGTGCTTCCAACCGTTTCGCTGCTGCAGTCCTTGGCTGGGGGAATCTGCAGCTTTGTACACGCCCCGAAGCATGCGTACAACGAAGAGGGGAGTTGCTCGCTTCCAAGCGAACCGGTAGGCATTCGCATCGTGCGCTTTGTTACCAACGCATGCGCGAGACAGACTCAGAATCTCCACaactgttttcctctctctttccttgctCCAATTCAGACAGGGAACCGTCGTCAGACACGACAATTCGGCTGACAGCGTCTTTAGCGTACATGTCAGCGGGAAAGAATGCCCACAGCACAAaacctgttttttctctcgacgcgCGCGTTCGATTGCAGCCAGGCTATGAAGGAGAATCCTGTGTTCTCACTTGGGCCTCTCTCAGGCACAACATACCTGCAGGGATTGCGTTAGAGAAGGAAGCTCGAGTGCACAAAAGAGCTCTTCAAACCAGACGCCACAGGTGGCCGCTGCACAAATCATTTGGACCTTGTCGCACACGAATAGAAAGCAATAAATGCTTCAAAGTGAAACGCGTTCAGTTTCTACACTTGGGGAGGTACGcccctcctcgtcctcaAGTTCCCACACCTGAGGCTGCCTGGGGGGAGGCAGAAGCAGTCGAGCGCGCAGGCTCTTTTCTTGAGAGTTTCGCTGCTCCGCCACTCCTTCATGTTGCGCTGCAGAAGGGAAGTCGTTTCTTGTTTGTGCATGATCGTCTTGAAACTGAACCTGAGTTAGGAGCTGCTGCCAGACTCGAAGCCTGTCTTCAGCTATGGGCTGGAAGGGCACTCGCCGGTGGTGGCAAGGGAGCACTTCGAGGGGATAGAGAAGAAAGTTCTGTTCCGCATTGTCGAgtcgttctttcttccaaCGCACAAGAATCTCTGAAACGCGCCGGTGGCCGAATcgtcctgcatgcagcgtctgGCCAGCCAGGACCCCCGCGAAACGCCCGTCGGGCACAAAGTGTGGCGCACCGCCAGATGTCCCAGCTCggcttttcctctgtctcgcgggACTTGGCTTTTCGTTTGAGGGCGAGGccgaacgagagaaagcagccgGCTCGGACGCCGAGTCTAACAGGTGGAGAAAGTGAAACGCCGGGGCTTGGTTAGGCGGACAGGCGGCGAGAAACCACAAACGCGGATCGGTCAAAGAGAGCACGACATAGATCATGGGCTTATGCgtcagaagcagaaacgaaggagacaacgcCGATGACGCTTCGGATGAGACGTCCGAAAACGAATCCCCCACAGGCCGTGAACTCTCCGTTTTGTCTCCAAACGGCGACCTTCTCGCCGCTGTGTCAAAGGTCACGCCACCGGGTCTTTCATCAAGCTCGCCAAGCCTCTCagctccgtctctctgttctgtccGCTTCGCTCCTGGGCAGCTCTTCGGAGGTTCATTGTCTTGCGCGACATCTCCTGAAGTGCTTTTAcgctctttgtttcctcggtgcatgcagagccgcAGTTGGGGCTGCGAGTACCCCAGGCGCTCCAAATGGACCTGTCGCTCTGTCGCCAGAGCATGCAGCCACTGCACATGAATTGGAAGTCGATGGGGTCGCGAGACACTCGACTCCAGCTTCTTTTGAAGGCCCAGAGCCCGCGGAAGCACAGAGGCATCCACTCGGATGTCCTGCGACGCCTCCGGCAGCGAgagggaggcagaggcggacGGCTGTTGGGAAGTCGAGTCTTCCACGGCGCTGTTGTTCTCTGCAGCGGTAGACAACGGAGCAGTGTCGGACTCGTTTCTCGGAGCCTCCGAAGAAACCGATGCGAGCTTggctcgtttttcctccatGGGGGAAACAAACGACCGCACGGcctgctgaagaagaaacgccttcTGTTCACGCGTTAGGTCGCGCAAGACGTCGCCTTCGCTAGGCTCGCCTGTGCATTCTTCTCCGTCATTCTCGCGCGCGTCCTCCGCATCTTCGAAGTAGGTAAGTCGTGGGCTAGGATCCAATTCGTCGCCTCGAACGCCGAATCCCTGTGGACCACCGCCGCGGGATTTTGCCTCGCCGCACAGCCACCAGGGCCGAGGCATGCACCCAGAGGCGTTTTCTCCACCATTTATCGGTGTCGCCCCATCATCCTGAGGCGCTGCTACGCTCTCCCCACGCTGGTTTCCAGAAGTACAGAAAAACCTGGAACGAGAGGGTGTCGCCAGGCCTTGGAATATCGCTGTCTCTCGGGGGCGACGCACCGGCCTTTGCCCAGTCGATAACGGTACCCTAGAGCAGTGTATCTCTTTgctccgtctttctcctaCTCGTAGACTGGGAGAGAAACCTCGCTCCTCACCTGCTCTCCACGCGTCTCCTTCCAATGCCGCTCCTGCTCTTCTTGCCTGTCCCGCTTCCACTCCCATGtccgctctctccgtctttcgaTCAACAGCGAAATGAGGATTGACTTGGCTATCCAAGCGAAACGACTTCCCGCCCTGCTTCCTCCAAAGCGGGGAGTCTTCACCGACTGTGCCCAGCTTCATTTGGTGCTTCCTCGGTTCGGCAGGGGCGTCAGCGCATTGAAGAGCCGTTCCCTCCAACTCGCGATCTTCTTTGAAAAGCTCAAGAGACAGGTCCGTTCGAAGCCACTGAGGCGGGAGAGCCGAACGGAGGAAGGCGGCCACTGACTCCATGGACTGCCAGGGTGGCAGACGATAAAAGGGCAAGTGGAGACACGCGACACCGGCGCACTCGAGTCGGAGGCGCTTCTGCCGCGTTTTGCCATCGCAAGTGAATCCGACGGGGACCACGATGTCCCCATGCGCGCCGTTGTAGACCTCCTCGGTTGTCCACTCTGGGGCGTCGAAGGCGACTGTGTAGCCGTCGCTGTTGACACTTTCAGTATGCACCATGTTCTGGAGGCGACCTTCACACGAAGAGCTCAACAACACCCTTGACTCCTCCCTTTGTCCTTGCCTCTGGTCCACCCTTTTCGCCACTGCCTGTTCCGCGCTGTGTTCTTCTCCTGAGTTATCTGTGTCCTGGTCTCTCCCTGCCCCGTCAGGTCTGActccttcgcgtctgcggTTCCGGCGCTCGCCTAGCTCGCGCGcggcctctctgttctccacGATGACGCCCGTGTGTCTCGTCCACGAGAGGAAATGCGAGGGACCGTCTACCTCGATGGCGAGCGCGCGCTGCGAGGCCTTGTGGACCAGAAGAAGATCTACAAATGCACTGAGAGGCGGCGGCAGGAGGACCTCCTCAAACACCTCGACTTGCTCGAGGTCGAGGACTGCGTGGAGGGCCAAACTCGCGCGGCGTTGAAGCGCCGACTGGACAGGCAGCGTCGACAGCGGCCCGAGGAATCGCCAGACTTCGAGAACTCGCGGCGAAATGCCAAGAGAGGTTGCAACAGACACGCACGCAGCTTCCACAGCATCCAGCGAAGGTGGCACCCCTGGAGTTTCAGACGACTCGGCAGACACagggacagaagagacataggggccagaacgagaagaggaggaaagagcaggaggagacagagaatgcggaggaaaaagagcagaagggCCCCTGGAATGGTGAGGACTCTCCGACACGGGAGCCGGCAGACGGCTGGGCACTGAGACGAGGTGAAAGGGTGAAGGAGCGCAGGCAGAGAGGTTatgcgaagaggaaagaagccgCGAAGAGTTTTTCAATAAGTCATGGTGAAggacgaagtcgaggaagcTCGTGTAGACACTTGTGTTCCAACTCGATGACAGGCAGTGCGATGGGGCGAGACGCTTCTCGCATTCCGCGAGCTCCAGCAAAACGGATCGAATATC includes these proteins:
- a CDS encoding hypothetical protein (encoded by transcript TGME49_220125) codes for the protein MDMNTGEFGYGLFMLPSIHCSRSIVVRICSAGYPPCFQPFRCCSPWLGESAALYTPRSMRTTKRGVARFQANRAAVGAASTPGAPNGPVALSPEHAATAHELEVDGVAQDVAFARLACAFFSVILARVLRIFEVDWERNLAPHLLSTRLLPMPLLLFLPVPLPLPCPLSPSFDQQRNED
- a CDS encoding hypothetical protein (encoded by transcript TGME49_220128) — its product is MRGTVYLDGERALRGLVDQKKIYKCTERRRQEDLLKHLDLLEVEDCVEGQTRAALKRRLDRQRRQRPEESPDFENSRRNAKRGCNRHARSFHSIQRRWHPWSFRRLGRHRDRRDIGARTRRGGKSRRRQRMRRKKSRRAPGMVRRHERLPGQRRGGGQQHWKQRVSLSVSSTSEGGEKHWYRALDVWNKGRQNRRDRRASLVLPFVSLGLAFNLLRRHPGGSARPEARLSDTDRNH